The genome window CAAAAATCACCATGGACCGGCAGGTGCTAACTCCAAAAATGCTAACATCGATCCAGTGGGCCATTATGACGATCACCAGCATAACGACCTTGCGCTTGATCCCCTCAAAGCCTTTTTTGCTATCAAGGGTGGCAGTCTTCCAAGCGGCGACCATCCCGGTCACGTAGTCGATGATGACAAAGATCAAAAGTGCGGTGATGAGCTTATCCACACCGCCCACCAGAAAGGAAAACCCTGCGCCAATAGCCGAGCCTATGGCCATAATGCGCAGCTCGCTTTGTGTGTACTCAATCATCTTTGCATCCCCTTTCTATACCAACCCATAACTACTCAGTGCCGCTTTTAGCGCCCGTACATCATCCGCCAAGGTTTCGGCGGCATTACGTAGCGCCTGTACCTCGGCCTGCGAATAGGTCGCCCCAATAGCCAAGCCGCCAATAGCCCCATCGGTATTCACTAAGGTTACCGTTGCTTTGGCAGCTGGAGCCGCGCCGAAAAAACCGACCACAGAAGGATTCACAGGTAGTCTTACATTCACAGGATAAAAAGCGTCGCTGGCGGTATTGCGATAGCCCAGCACCAGCCGGTTATACGCTTTGGTCGTACTAGACGCCCCTGTGGTCAAGGAAGACGCAGATACCGTAACCGCCGCATCGTTGGTTTCCGAAAGATCGACATAGGCCATTTGGTTATCGCTAAGGGTGACGCCGCCTGTAGCCACCGTGTTTTGGATGAGCTGGCCATCGGCACGGACAAATAGAATCCGCAAAGCACCGCTCCAGGTAAGCTGCCCACTTGCCGCCGAGTAGTTAATCACCCCGTCGCAGTGGACAATGACGTTCTTGGTATAGGAAATAGCCCGATCCAGGTCCGACAGCGGCGGCTC of Anaeromusa acidaminophila DSM 3853 contains these proteins:
- a CDS encoding phage holin family protein translates to MIEYTQSELRIMAIGSAIGAGFSFLVGGVDKLITALLIFVIIDYVTGMVAAWKTATLDSKKGFEGIKRKVVMLVIVIMAHWIDVSIFGVSTCRSMVIFAYLGNEGLSIIENLDRMGYGEYIPAFIREKLVQLRKEKESFRSNT